The proteins below are encoded in one region of Bombus vancouverensis nearcticus chromosome 8, iyBomVanc1_principal, whole genome shotgun sequence:
- the LOC117164838 gene encoding uncharacterized protein LOC117164838: protein METPNLSHFLNVEVIPVMTTKSPRGSPTKINVITLSIPLSDARLINLILLILGTSLNFLIILVIVSKSSTRTSPNFYIISFACSNMVILIEPLEEVLKWFFDINMKLNMDYVLMISFDVSIITFSVLVFMLYISIFQDHVYFGHVVLKKKNAIKGIVLIWCSCIISLAIGLHIYDFFEEDMADIYVCFTFMFITMPLIVSIALGSLIIYELYILRKIEGWWRMKKLKHYIMLVVIGVAFLLIRTPYRLARAINFLLPKASCCTDDKREGLYFMAKTYPTIFSLIYIVLSNEFHEIFEAIRKSRWHKSSRETIHEVVT, encoded by the exons ATGGAAACACCAAATTTGTCGCATTTTCTAAACGTGGAAGTAATTCCTGTTATGACCACGAAGTCACCAAGGGGAAGCCCCACGAAAATCAATGTCATCACTCTAAGTATCCCGCTATCTGACGCACGACTGATAAATCTGATATTATTAATTCTGGGAACCAgtctgaattttttaattatactaGTGATCGTTTCTAAATCGTCCACGAGAACGTCTCCGAATTTTTACATCATAAGCTTTGCATGTTCAAACATGGTGATATTAATCGAACCACTGGAAGAGGTACTTAAATGGTTCTTCGACATAAACATGAAATTAAACATGGATTACGTGCTAATGATCAGCTTTGATGTTTCTATTATCACATTTTCGGTTTTGGTATTCATGTTGTATATTAGTATCTTTCAAGATCACGTCTATTTTGGACACGTggtattaaagaaaaaaaatgctATTAAAGGTATTGTGTTGATTTGGTGTTCGTGCATTATTTCACTTGCTATTGGGCTCCATATATATGACTTTTTTGAAGAGGATATGGCGGATATTTACGTGTGTTTCACGTTCATGTTTATCACTATGCCGTTGATCGTATCAATTGCTTTAGGCTCTCTAATTATTTACGAATTGTATATATTGAGAAAAATCGAGGGATGGTGGAGAATGAAGAAGCTAAAGCACTATATTATGTTAG TGGTTATCGGAGTCGCTTTCCTGTTGATACGAACGCCATATCGACTGGCTAGAGCGATCAATTTCTTACTGCCTAAGGCATCGTGCTGCACAGACGACAAGAGAGAGGGACTCTATTTCATGGCCAAGACGTACCCCACTATTTTCTCGCTAATCTACATTGTATTATCGAATGAATTTCACGAAATCTTTGAG GCGATCCGAAAAAGTCGATGGCACAAATCGTCCAGAGAAACTATTCATGAAGTTGTTACTTAA